In the Brassica napus cultivar Da-Ae chromosome A7, Da-Ae, whole genome shotgun sequence genome, one interval contains:
- the LOC106354151 gene encoding tubulin-folding cofactor E-like yields MSGESSTESFEIGRRVHSLNDLRRVGTVKYVGGVEGYSGAWIGVDWDNDGDGKHDGTFNGVFYFNGRSQTSASFVRSEKLSRGITLIQALELRYQTTSTKDEEDEMYVLSAKNKRVSIQLLGGDKIQDKLSRLEELTSASLPFLGVGSLGVSSDLGSVLPNLKLLDLTGNLISDWEEIGALCEHLPALTTLNLSYNSMSSEVTSLPQLKNIRVLVLNNTGLSWTQVEKLRPSLPALEELHLMGNMISSITSTSCSDDKAFNSLRLLNLEDNCISEWSEVLKLSKLPCLENLYLNKNKLSRIFNDNESPKKVSDPFPSLRCLLLGANNIGDLASIDALNVFPKLVDIRLSDNPITDLARDGVPRYVLVARLTKVQVLNGSEVRAREKKESEIRYVRMVMSKFSNKLEEIELLHPRFNELKKLHGLDDEMASAENTRPKNIASGLISITLKCVGPSMGEKPPLTDKLPSSITVKKLKSLCENLFKLRSIKLRLFLHEEGSPFPTPIDDETSRLLDAGIYDGCTLLVDEES; encoded by the exons ATGAGCGGCGAGTCAAGCACCGAGTCATTTGAAATCGGGCGGCGAGTCCACTCGCTCAACGATCTGCGGCGAGTGGGCACGGTGAAGTACGTCGGAGGCGTGGAAGGGTACTCAGGGGCCTGGATCGGCGTTGATTGGGATAATGACGGTGACGGGAAGCACGACGGAACTTTTAACGGCGTTTTCTATTTTAACGGCCGTTCACAGACCTCTGCATCCTTTGTTCGATCCGAGAAGCTTAGCCGCGGTATCACGTTGATTCAAGCGTTGGAGCTTAGATACCAAACCACTTCAACTAAAGACGAAGAAG aTGAAATGTATGTTTTGTCTGCGAAGAACAAGCGTGTTTCGATTCAGCTTTTGGGAGGGGACAAGATCCAGGATAAGTTAAGTCGCCTTGAGGAGCTTACGAGTGCTTCTCTTCCTTTTCTTGGTGTTGGCTCTCTTGGAGTTTCATCTGACTTGGGATCAGTTCTACCCA ATTTGAAGCTGCTGGATTTGACTGGAAACTTGATTTCTGACTGGGAG GAGATCGGTGCTCTTTGTGAGCACTTACCAGCACTTACCACGCTTAATTTGTCTTACAACTCTATGTCAAGTGAAGTTACCTCTCTGCCGCAGTTGAAAAACATCCGTGTTTTGGTTCTGAATAATACTGGTCTGAGCTGGACTCAG GTTGAAAAACTTAGGCCCTCTTTGCCTGCACTTGAGGAGTTGCATCTGATGGGAAACATGATTTCTTCCATAACG TCAACATCATGCTCAGATGACAAAGCATTTAATTCTCTGCGGCTTCTCAACTTGGAGGATAATTGTATCTCCGAGTGGAGTGAAGTATTAAAGCTATCTAAACTTCCATG CTTGGAGAACCTTTACCTGAACAAGAATAAGCTTTCACGCATCTTTAATGACAATGAATCACCAAAGAAAGTCAGCGACCCGTTTCCAAGTCTGCGTTGTCTTCTTCTAG GAGCAAACAACATTGGTGACCTGGCTTCGATAGACGCACTGAATGTGTTTCCTAAGTTGGTG GATATCAGGCTGTCGGATAACCCAATAACGGATCTTGCAAGAGACGGTGTCCCAAGATATGTTCTCGTTGCACGGTTGACCAAAGTACAAGTGCTGAATGGGAGTGAG gtcAGAGCTCGTGAGAAGAAGGAATCAGAGATCCG GTATGTCCGAATggtgatgtcaaagttcagtaACAAGCTCGAGGAGATTGAGCTGCTTCACCCTAG GTTTAATGAACTCAAGAAACTACACGGACTTGATGATGAAATGGCATCAGCTGAGAACACCCGCCCAAAGAATATAGCGTCTGGCCTTATCT CTATTACTCTCAAATGCGTTGGTCCATCGATGGGTGAGAAACCTCCACTGACAGACAAGTTACCAAGCAGTATCACG GTTAAGAAGCTAAAGAGTTTATGTGAGAACTTGTTCAAGCTCAGGTCTATCAAGCTAAGGCTATTTCTTCATGAAGAG